A DNA window from Brassica napus cultivar Da-Ae chromosome C1, Da-Ae, whole genome shotgun sequence contains the following coding sequences:
- the LOC106376164 gene encoding proline-rich protein LAS17-like, with product MASDRVNSGSKGFDFGSDDILCSYDDFANQDSSNGPNSDHAIAANKEFHKTRMARSSVFPTSSYSPPEDSLSQDINATVESTMKKYSDNMMRFLEGISSRLSQLELYCYNLDKTIGEMRSDLTRDNDEADVKLRSMDKHLQEVHRSVQILRDKQELFDTQKELARLQLVHKDSSSSSHGEERVATPVPEPKKIDNTSDAHNNHLALALPHQIAPQPQQQHQQQYYMPPTSQLQNTPAPAPVPAPPSQPRAPPAQGQFMPPPPAPSQPSSAQPQSFPQYQQNWPPQPQARPQSSGAYPMFSLATPSNQSPVEPLPSSMQMQSPYAGPPQQSMQAYGYGAPPPQAPQQTKMSYSPQTGDGYLPSGPPPPGYTNAIYESGRMQYPPPQPHQQQQQAHYMQGPQGGGYAPQQHQAGGGNSGTPPPVLRTKYGELIEKLMSMGFRGDHVIAVIQRMEESGQPIEFNALLDKLSVQSSGGPPRGW from the exons ATGGCGTCGGATCGGGTCAACTCGGGATCGAAAGGCTTCGATTTCGGGTCCGATGATATCCTCTGCTCCTACGACGACTTCGCCAACCAGGACTCCTCTAATGGTCCCAACTCCGATCATGCGATCGCTGCCAACAAG GAGTTTCACAAGACCAGGATGGCGAGGTCTTCTGTTTTCCCTACAAGCTCTTACAGTCCACCAGAGGACTCTTTGAGCCAAGACATTAATGCAACCGTCGAAAGCACCATGAAGAAGTATTCTGACAACATGATGCGCTTTCTTGAAGGCATCAGCTCTCGCTTGTCCCAGCTTGAGCTCTACTGCTACAACCTTGATAAGACTATTGGCGAGATGAGGTCTGATTTGACTCGTGATAACGACGAGGCTGATGTCAAGCTTAGATCTATGGACAAACATCTTCAAGAG GTGCATAGGTCTGTCCAGATTCTTAGAGACAAACAAGAGTTATTTGATACGCAGAAAGAGCTAGCGAGGCTTCAACTTGTGCACAAAGATTCATCTTCCTCTTCACATGGTGAGGAGCGGGTTGCCACTCCTGTTCCAGAGCCTAAGAAGATCGACAACACCTCAGATGCACACAACAACCACCTTGCACTTGCTTTGCCTCACCAAATAGCGCCACAGCCACAGCAACAGCATCAGCAGCAGTATTACATGCCTCCTACTTCACAGCTTCAAAACACACCTGCACCAGCGCCCGTTCCTGCGCCACCGTCTCAACCTCGAGCACCACCAGCGCAGGGTCAGTTCATGCCCCCGCCTCCTGCTCCATCGCAGCCAAGCTCAGCTCAACCTCAGTCATTCCCGCAGTACCAGCAAAACTGGCCTCCTCAGCCACAGGCCAGGCCACAGTCCAGTGGAGCCTACCCAATGTTCTCGCTTGCGACACCAAGCAACCAGTCTCCAGTAGAACCGTTGCCAAGCAGCATGCAAATGCAATCACCATACGCTGGACCTCCTCAACAGTCGATGCAAGCTTACGGATACGGTGCACCACCACCACAGGCTCCGCAGCAGACAAAGATGTCGTATAGTCCCCAGACAGGCGATGGGTATCTACCCTCAGGGCCTCCACCTCCGGGGTATACCAATGCCATATATGAAAGTGGTCGAATGCAATACCCACCACCTCAACCAcatcagcagcagcagcaagcCCATTACATGCAAGGTCCACAAGGTGGTGGGTACGCGCCTCAGCAGCACCAGGCAGGTGGTGGAAACAGTGGGACACCACCTCCTGTGTTAAGAACAAAATACGGTGAACTGATAGAGAAGCTAATGAGCATGGGTTTTAGAGGAGACCACGTGATAGCGGTGATTCAGAGGATGGAGGAGAGTGGCCAACCTATAGAGTTTAACGCCCTCCTTGACAAACTGAGCGTGCAGTCTTCAGGTGGGCCTCCCAGAGGGTGGTGA
- the BNAC01G20840D gene encoding uncharacterized protein BNAC01G20840D, with protein MMTPVKKTVAIRPVEFYGNGLPRPRFFDTPKFNSHRVDPPLSVLDPLLSWAREAHWSMGGLNFTRLRLQGRIEGNVDKLRAQLEKSSPLKKRSRFDSPPAAPVAVKRRRYIDLNDDDEEKEEEEICLASIRRKLSDDFDRVAGESNSKANKKPIESKSIVKDKKKKTESSSTRPSPRLAKRCSS; from the coding sequence ATGATGACGCCGGTGAAGAAAACTGTCGCCATAAGGCCCGTGGAGTTCTACGGAAACGGTCTTCCCCGTCCTCGTTTCTTCGATACACCTAAGTTCAACTCTCACCGCGTCGATCCGCCGCTCTCTGTGCTCGATCCTCTTCTCTCGTGGGCCAGAGAAGCTCACTGGTCCATGGGCGGTCTCAACTTTACGCGCCTCCGTCTCCAGGGCCGGATCGAAGGAAACGTCGACAAGCTACGCGCTCAGCTCGAGAAATCCAGTCCGTTGAAGAAGAGATCTCGTTTTGATTCTCCTCCCGCAGCTCCGGTTGCGGTTAAACGAAGAAGGTACATAGATCTCAACGACGAcgatgaagaaaaagaagaagaagagatctgTTTGGCTAGCATCAGGAGAAAGCTCTCTGATGATTTCGATAGAGTCGCTGGAGAGAGTAACTCCAAAGCAAATAAGAAACCCATTGAATCAAAGTCGATCGTGAaggataagaagaagaagacagagtCAAGCTCAACGAGGCCGTCGCCAAGATTAGCTAAGCGTTGTTCAAGTTAG
- the LOC106376165 gene encoding mannan endo-1,4-beta-mannosidase 5 translates to MVPARNGSAIPVLGFLICAAFIYLSFRDLWLNHKWRTEIGFVKRNGTQFVVDGKALYVNGWNSYWFMDHAVNEHSRYLVSEMLETGAKMGLTVCRTWAFNDGGYNALQISPGRFDERVFKALDHVIAEAKKHDVRLLLCLVNNLQAYGGKSQYVQWAWQEGVGLSSSNDSFFFDPSIRKYFKNYLTALLTRKNSVTGIEYRNDPTIFAWELINEPRCTSDVSGDTLQDWIDEMTGFIKSIDDKHLLTVGLEGFYGPNSPKRLTVHPEMWPSELGTDFVRNSNSSNIDFASVHIYPDHWFHNQTFEDKLKFVVKWMQSHIEDGMKELKKPVLFTEFGLSNLNKDYEPSQRERFYRTIFDVVYKSAKRRKAGAGTLVWQLFMEGMEGFNDEFGIVPHEQDPMYRLMVEQSCRLGKVTGRREEHKLRKLCSHKH, encoded by the exons ATGGTTCCGGCAAGGAACGGGTCAGCGATACCAGTTCTTGGGTTCTTGATATGTGCAGCTTTCATCTACCTCTCATTCAGGGACTTGTGGCTGAATCACAAATGGAGAACCGAGATAGGGTTTGTGAAACGGAACGGAACTCAGTTCGTGGTGGACGGTAAGGCTCTGTATGTGAATGGGTGGAACTCGTATTGGTTCATGGACCATGCTGTGAATGAACACAGTAGATACCTTGTGAGTGAAATGCTCGAAACTGGAGCCAAAATGGGTCTCACTGTTTGTCGAACTTGGGCCTTTAATGACGGTGGCTACAACGCTCTCCAGATCTCTCCTGGCCGGTTCGATGAGCGAGTCTTCAAG GCCTTGGATCATGTGATTGCAGAGGCGAAGAAGCATGATGTTAGGTTGCTTCTTTGCTTAGTGAACAACTTGCAGGCGTACGGAGGGAAGTCACAGTATGTGCAATGGGCATGGCAAGAAGGTGTTGGTCTCAGCTCCTCTAATGATTCCTTCTTCTTTGACCCATCTATACGCAAATACTTCAAGAACTATCTCACG GCTCTGCTCACTCGCAAGAACTCAGTAACTGGAATAGAGTACAGAAACGACCCAACGATTTTCGCTTGGGAGTTGATAAACGAGCCTAGATGCACCTCTGATGTCTCTGGCGACACTCTCCAA GACTGGATAGACGAAATGACAGGCTTCATAAAATCAATTGATGACAAGCATCTCCTCACTGTTGGCCTTGAAGGCTTCTACGGTCCCAATAGCCCGAAACGGCTGACAGTTCATCCAGAAATGTGGCCCTCTGAGCTTGGAACAGACTTTGTTCGAAACTCAAACTCCTCAAACATAGACTTCGCGTCCGTTCATATCTACCCTGATCACTG GTTTCATAACCAGACCTTTGAAGATAAGCTAAAGTTCGTGGTGAAATGGATGCAATCTCACATCGAAGACGGGATGAAAGAGCTCAAGAAGCCAGTCCTGTTCACGGAGTTTGGGCTCTCGAACCTGAACAAAGACTACGAGCCATCCCAGAGAGAACGTTTCTACAGAACAATCTTCGATGTGGTATACaaatcagcaaagagaaggaagGCAGGGGCAGGGACGCTGGTGTGGCAGCTGTTCATGGAAGGCATGGAAGGTTTCAACGACGAGTTTGGGATTGTTCCACACGAACAAGACCCCATGTATAGGTTAATGGTCGAGCAATCTTGCAGGTTGGGTAAAGTCACAGGACGTCGTGAGGAGCACAAGTTGAGAAAACTCTGTTCCCACAAACATTGA